The following proteins are encoded in a genomic region of Dioscorea cayenensis subsp. rotundata cultivar TDr96_F1 chromosome 8, TDr96_F1_v2_PseudoChromosome.rev07_lg8_w22 25.fasta, whole genome shotgun sequence:
- the LOC120266836 gene encoding transcription factor GTE12-like — MESRVTDLGYGGYGRCHSSNSYKRLSAVSGNCKVLMSRKRKTPDPSMPWMGADNCSEAIMVSEKSKLTSVMANAPKDNTSCMSKGQDEKDQKMDIRTVRQCAIILKKLMSHQVGWVFNQPVDPVKLNIPDYFSIISKPMDLGTIKA; from the coding sequence ATGGAATCTCGAGTAACTGATTTGGGATATGGTGGATATGGACGTTGTCACTCTTCCAATTCTTACAAGAGGTTATCAGCTGTAAGCGGGAACTGTAAGGTGTTGATGAGTAGGAAAAGAAAAACTCCTGACCCAAGTATGCCATGGATGGGTGCTGATAACTGTTCTGAGGCTATTATGGTCAGTGAGAAATCAAAGCTGACATCTGTAATGGCAAATGCTCCTAAGGATAACACCTCATGTATGTCAAAAGGCCAGGATGAGAAGGATCAGAAAATGGACATTAGGACTGTGAGGCAGTGTGCCATAATATTGAAAAAACTAATGAGTCATCAAGTTGGCTGGGTTTTCAACCAACCTGTTGATCCGGTCAAACTGAATATACCTGATTATTTTTCTATCATTTCCAAACCCATGGACTTGGGCACTATAAAAGCATAA
- the LOC120266835 gene encoding putative FBD-associated F-box protein At1g61330, with the protein MLRMHILSFLPRKYAIRTGTLSSQWKDLWKFRFPHCTTLNFNGSFSENKSSAELVTSISNCMEKQGKKKLEIFNLYFYAGKLYPDKVTAWIKQAVLNGMEVSDLDFSQGKIGRFPGRLSGRRRKYELKASIFKRNSLSCLCLRYCRLSRCFTFKHFHSLEVLHLHAVNINDSMLKKLVMSCKSLKRLDLRECVALQYVRISAPDLVLKSLLSFLESFHFIGGSPSLYLLNTPLVLVDVVMISGGDESFNQPRDCLNVILGINAVEVLTLCSKGLQFFFGLGFSSCRLPRLRELQVILGESGDEPMEIFKFLGKCILPNLERLFIQLSKSYEELHWYSTLPAVIQLAAIEQHNFGKLKIVKLSGFKKHSKEMTFLSYLFQYAVALEQLVLVIPHDHHLDLCNNSALFSLVREISAMPKASSEVQVHWTCSSHYDETHCPTHNSLPVFTAPQNA; encoded by the exons ATGCTGAGAATGCACATCCTGAGTTTCCTCCCAAGAAAGTATGCCATAAGAACAGGAACTCTCTCATCTCAATGGAAAGATTTATGGAAGTTCAGGTTCCCTCATTGCACCACTTTGAACTTCAATGGATCTTTTTCAGAAAACAAATCATCAGCAGAACTAGTCACAAGCATCAGCAACTGCATGGAAAAACAAGGCAAGAAAAAGTTAGAGATCTTCAACCTCTACTTTTATGCAGGAAAACTCTACCCTGATAAAGTGACTGCATGGATTAAACAAGCAGTTCTGAATGGAATGGAAGTGTCTGATCTTGATTTCTCTCAAGGAAAGATTGGTCGATTCCCCGGCAGACTAAGCGGTCGCCGGAGAAAGTATGAGCTTAAAGCGAGCATATTTAAAAGGAATTCATTGTCTTGCTTATGCTTGAGATACTGCAGACTCAGTAGATGCTTCACTTTCAAACACTTTCATTCACTTGAAGTGCTTCACTTGCATGCAGTTAATATCAATGATTCAATGCTGAAGAAACTTGTTATGAGTTGCAAGAGTTTGAAGAGGTTGGATTTGAGGGAATGTGTTGCATTGCAGTATGTGAGGATTTCTGCTCCTGATTTGGTGCTGAAGAGTTTG CTCAGCTTTTTGGAGTCTTTTCATTTCATTGGTGGTTCTCCAAGTTTGTACTTGTTGAACACTCCTCTGGTTTTGGTTGATGTTGTTATGATTTCAGGTGGTGATGAGAGTTTCAATCAGCCTAGAGATTGCTTGAATGTTATTCTGGGGATTAATGCAGTTGAAGTTTTGACTCTCTGCAGCAAGGGTCTTCAG ttcttttttgGGCTTGGGTTCAGTTCATGTAGACTTCCAAGATTGAGGGAGCTGCAAGTGATTTTGGGTGAAAGTGGAGATGAACCCATGGAAATCTTCAAGTTTTTGGGCAAATGCATTCTTCCCAACTTGGAGAGATTGTTCATTCAG CTATCAAAATCATATGAAGAACTACACTGGTACTCCACTCTGCCTGCAGTGATCCAACTTGCAGCCATAGAACAACACAACTTTGGAAAATTAAAGATAGTGAAGCTGAGTGGATTCAAGAAACACTCCAAAGAGATGACTTTTCTTAGTTATCTTTTCCAATATGCTGTGGCTCTTGAACAGCTTGTTTTAGTTATCCCTCATGATCATCATTTAGACCTTTGCAATAATTCTGCTCTTTTTTCTCTTGTTAGAGAAATTTCTGCCATGCCAAAAGCTTCATCAGAAGTTCAGGTTCACTGGACTTGTTCTTCACATTATGATGAAACTCACTGCCCAACTCATAATTCTCTTCCAGTTTTTACTGCACCTCAGAATGCATga
- the LOC120267836 gene encoding transcription factor GTE12-like gives MRKCAKVSVVDTRKVMDDETLKTASAVINDTCVSMEFSSRCQYDVSQASVIDVDSDRSLADESHGHDCIPSDLDFKNSLAEAAVIEDNAQTMWHLASSPVAARKDAEDSLPLEQLSPTKALRAAMLKSRFADTIIKAQQKTLLNHGNKVDRVKMQREKEKLEKQQQEEKARIEAHVKAAEASARKKAEYKLKMQREKEREAARLALRKVVY, from the exons ATGAGAAAATGTGCTAAGGTCTCTGTTGTGGATACTCGCAAAGTTATGGATgatgaaaccctaaaaacagCGTCAGCTGTCATCAATGATACATGTGTCAGTATGGAATTCAGTTCCCGATGTCAGTATGATGTTTCACAGGCTTCAGTTATTG ATGTAGACTCAGATAGGTCTCTGGCTGACGAGAGTCATGGTCATGATTGTATTCCATCTGATCTG GATTTTAAAAACAGCTTAGCAG AGGCTGCAGTTATTGAGGACAATGCTCAAACCATGTGGCATCTTGCTTCCTCACCAGTGGCTGCAAGAAAAG ATGCAGAAGATTCCCTCCCTCTGGAGCAACTATCACCAACCAAAGCTCTCCGTGCTGCAATGCTGAAGAGCCGTTTTGCTGATACCATAATTAAAGCACAGCAGAAAACACTCTTGAATCAT GGAAACAAAGTAGATCGGGTGAAGATGCAGAGGGAAAAAGAGAAACTGGAAAAGCAACAGCAGGAAG AGAAGGCTCGAATTGAAGCCCATGTTAAAGCTGCTGAAGCTTCTGCAAGAAAGAAGGCGGAATACAAGTTGAAGATGCAGAGGGAAAAAGAGAGGGAGGCAGCTCGCTTGGCTCTGCGAAAGGTGGTGTACTAA